A portion of the Streptomyces coeruleoprunus genome contains these proteins:
- a CDS encoding bifunctional metallophosphatase/5'-nucleotidase, producing the protein MALNRRGFLGRSAAVGAGVAVAGGVAAATPAAAVAPEAARAPKRYSFTVMGTTDLHGNVFNWDYFTNREFDDKAHNDVGLAKISTLVNQVRAERGPRNTLLIDAGDTIQGTQLSYYYAKVDPITAEAGPVHPMAQAMNAIGYDAAALGNHEFNYGIPVLRKFEEQCDFPLLGANALDAKTLRPAFPPYSMHRLRTPCGRDVRVAVLGLTNPGIAIWDKANVAGKMVFPGLEEQAAHWVPKLRSMGADVVIVSAHSGSSGTSSYGDQLPYIENAAALVAEQVPGIDAILVGHAHTEIPEYRVANKQTGKEVVLSEPLKWGQRLTLFDIDVVWSKGRWVVEKVGAQVLNSNTVEEDPEIVKLLADEHEKVVAYVNQVIGTSPVVMSTAQAPWRDEPIIDLINHVQAETVKTALAGGAYAALPVLSQASCFSRTAAIPAGKITIRDAAGLYPFENTLEARLMTGAQLKEYLEYSAKYYVRTPKDAAVDTAKLTNADGTPDYNYDAVYGLTYDIDIAQPVGSRIVNLSFGGAPVDPAAEFVLAVNNYRANGGGAFPHVASAKQLWANSDEIRNTIIQWVQAKGALDPAEFASVGWRLTREGVPVF; encoded by the coding sequence ATGGCGCTCAACCGTAGGGGTTTTCTGGGGCGGTCCGCCGCCGTTGGTGCCGGTGTGGCCGTGGCCGGTGGAGTGGCGGCGGCCACACCGGCAGCCGCCGTGGCGCCGGAGGCGGCCAGGGCGCCCAAGCGCTACTCCTTCACCGTGATGGGTACGACCGACCTGCACGGCAACGTCTTCAACTGGGACTACTTCACGAACCGGGAGTTCGACGACAAGGCCCACAACGACGTCGGCCTGGCGAAGATCTCCACGCTCGTGAACCAGGTCCGCGCGGAGCGCGGCCCGCGCAACACGCTGCTGATCGACGCGGGTGACACGATCCAGGGCACCCAGCTGTCCTACTACTACGCCAAGGTCGACCCGATCACCGCGGAGGCCGGGCCGGTCCACCCGATGGCTCAGGCCATGAACGCCATCGGCTACGACGCGGCGGCCCTCGGCAACCACGAGTTCAACTACGGCATCCCGGTCCTGCGGAAGTTCGAGGAGCAGTGCGACTTCCCGCTGCTCGGCGCCAACGCGCTGGACGCGAAGACGCTGCGGCCGGCCTTCCCGCCGTACAGCATGCACCGTCTGCGGACGCCCTGCGGGCGGGACGTGCGGGTGGCCGTGCTCGGCCTGACGAACCCGGGCATCGCCATCTGGGACAAGGCGAACGTCGCCGGGAAGATGGTGTTCCCGGGCCTGGAGGAGCAGGCGGCGCACTGGGTGCCGAAGCTCCGCTCCATGGGCGCCGACGTCGTGATCGTCTCCGCGCACTCCGGTTCCAGCGGCACCTCCTCGTACGGGGACCAGCTGCCGTACATCGAGAACGCGGCGGCGTTGGTGGCCGAGCAGGTGCCGGGCATCGACGCGATCCTGGTGGGCCACGCCCACACGGAGATCCCCGAGTACCGGGTGGCGAACAAGCAGACCGGCAAGGAGGTCGTGCTGTCGGAGCCGCTGAAGTGGGGGCAGCGGCTGACGCTGTTCGACATCGACGTGGTGTGGTCGAAGGGCCGCTGGGTGGTCGAGAAGGTCGGCGCGCAGGTGCTGAACTCGAACACCGTCGAGGAGGACCCGGAGATCGTGAAGCTCCTCGCCGACGAGCACGAGAAGGTCGTGGCGTACGTCAACCAGGTCATCGGCACGTCGCCGGTCGTCATGTCGACCGCGCAGGCGCCGTGGCGGGACGAGCCGATCATCGACCTGATCAACCACGTGCAGGCGGAGACCGTGAAGACGGCCCTGGCGGGCGGGGCGTACGCCGCGCTGCCGGTCCTTTCGCAGGCCTCGTGCTTCTCGCGGACCGCGGCCATCCCGGCCGGAAAGATCACGATCCGGGACGCGGCGGGGCTGTACCCGTTCGAGAACACGCTGGAGGCCCGGCTGATGACCGGCGCCCAGCTGAAGGAGTACCTGGAGTACTCGGCGAAGTACTACGTGCGCACGCCGAAGGACGCCGCCGTGGACACCGCGAAGCTGACGAACGCGGACGGCACGCCGGACTACAACTACGACGCGGTGTACGGCCTGACGTACGACATCGACATCGCGCAGCCGGTGGGCTCGCGGATCGTGAACCTGTCGTTCGGGGGCGCTCCGGTCGACCCGGCCGCCGAGTTCGTGCTGGCCGTGAACAACTACCGGGCGAACGGCGGCGGCGCGTTCCCGCACGTCGCGTCGGCGAAGCAGCTGTGGGCGAACTCGGACGAGATCCGTAACACGATCATCCAGTGGGTGCAGGCGAAGGGCGCGCTGGACCCGGCCGAGTTCGCGTCGGTGGGCTGGCGGCTGACCCGTGAGGGCGTGCCGGTGTTCTGA
- a CDS encoding lysine N(6)-hydroxylase/L-ornithine N(5)-oxygenase family protein, which translates to MTGTGTPPQQPEQPLDLIGIGIGPSNLSLAALAHGVPGGLATAFYEQRPAFEWHPGLLIEGTTLQAPFLADLVTLADPTSPWSFLNYLRGRDRLFPFYFAQRLHTHRAEYDAYCRWVADHLPGLHFGHQVDSVRWNAELDLFEVDYTQLDADGEAEALGRVHTRHIALGVGTEPYVPEPLKPLVEAPAVPVLHSADYLAHRERLLAADHVTVIGSGQSGAEVFLDLLRTRPPGREKIHWLTRSEAFAPAEHSKLGLEHFTPDYSRYFQALPEHVRNDLVPQQWQLHRAIDAGTIAAIHDELYRRTLHGGWPDAVLTPGVRVRTAGRLATTKVELHLEHLQQGTRSRLTTDAVVLATGYRERPLHRVLAALDPYMRRDSKERPRIDDHHRLVLDPSVTGSVYVQNAETHTHGVGAPGHGLTAWRSATVLNHLTGKQPYPLPDRTAFTSFGLERREPPRIPTQGRTLTPLEQQV; encoded by the coding sequence ATGACCGGTACCGGCACACCCCCGCAACAGCCCGAGCAGCCCCTGGACCTGATCGGCATCGGCATCGGCCCCAGCAACCTCTCCCTCGCCGCCCTCGCCCACGGCGTCCCCGGAGGCCTCGCCACCGCCTTCTACGAGCAGCGCCCCGCCTTCGAGTGGCACCCCGGCCTCCTCATCGAGGGCACCACCCTCCAGGCCCCCTTCCTCGCCGACCTGGTGACCCTCGCCGACCCGACCAGCCCCTGGTCGTTCCTCAACTACCTCCGCGGCCGCGACCGCCTCTTCCCCTTCTATTTCGCCCAGCGCCTCCACACCCACCGCGCCGAGTACGACGCCTACTGCCGCTGGGTCGCCGACCACCTGCCCGGGCTGCACTTCGGGCACCAGGTCGACTCCGTCCGCTGGAACGCCGAGCTGGACCTCTTCGAGGTCGACTACACCCAGCTCGACGCCGACGGCGAGGCGGAGGCCCTGGGCCGCGTCCACACCCGCCACATCGCTCTCGGCGTCGGCACCGAGCCGTACGTCCCCGAGCCCCTCAAGCCCCTCGTCGAGGCGCCCGCCGTCCCCGTCCTGCACTCCGCGGACTACCTCGCCCACCGCGAACGGCTGCTGGCGGCGGACCACGTGACGGTCATCGGCTCCGGCCAGTCCGGCGCCGAGGTCTTCCTCGACCTCCTGCGCACCCGGCCCCCGGGCCGCGAGAAGATCCACTGGCTCACGCGCAGTGAGGCCTTCGCCCCCGCGGAACACTCCAAGCTGGGCCTCGAACACTTCACTCCGGACTACAGCCGCTACTTCCAGGCCCTGCCCGAGCACGTACGCAACGACCTCGTCCCGCAGCAGTGGCAGCTGCACCGCGCCATCGACGCCGGCACGATCGCCGCCATCCACGACGAGTTGTACCGCCGCACCCTCCACGGCGGCTGGCCCGACGCCGTCCTCACCCCCGGCGTCCGCGTCCGCACCGCGGGCCGCCTCGCCACCACCAAGGTGGAGCTGCACCTGGAGCACCTCCAGCAGGGCACCCGCTCCCGCCTCACCACCGACGCCGTCGTCCTCGCCACCGGCTACCGCGAGCGCCCCCTGCACCGCGTGCTCGCCGCGCTCGACCCCTACATGCGCCGCGACTCCAAGGAGCGCCCCCGCATCGACGACCACCACCGCCTGGTCCTCGACCCGTCCGTCACCGGCTCCGTCTACGTCCAGAACGCCGAGACCCACACCCACGGCGTCGGCGCCCCCGGCCACGGCCTGACCGCCTGGCGCAGCGCCACCGTCCTCAACCACCTCACCGGCAAGCAGCCCTACCCCCTGCCGGACCGCACCGCCTTCACCAGCTTCGGCCTGGAGCGGCGTGAGCCCCCGCGGATCCCCACCCAGGGACGGACGCTCACGCCGCTCGAACAGCAGGTCTGA
- a CDS encoding branched-chain amino acid ABC transporter substrate-binding protein: MLNKTIVKLAIPLAVGALALTACSSDSGGGGDTLKIAFQGPLSGDNVALGENMQNGVKLAIDQANAKGDLGVKLEYVAADDQGLPDKATAAAQKVIDDESIVAVVGPAFSGPTNTSSPLYTEAGMVTVSPSATNPTLTDPKNGFKSLLRGVPNDNQQGAAMATYYAKKLKAKKVYLIDDKTDYGTGLAGVAEKGLKDAGIQVVRKAVPQKTPDYSATAKDVVNSKADALIYAGYYQDAAPFAKKLKDAGYKGAAISGDGTNDAKFIELAGDASEGWFLTCPCTDATVEAGTKKFTADYQKAFNRAPGTYSAEAYDIANMIIEQIRAKKGDVEREALRDALAKATYKGLTKSFSFDENGEFKGTDVYLYQVKGGKIGYLGNVNQLAG; the protein is encoded by the coding sequence GTGCTGAACAAGACCATCGTGAAGCTTGCGATACCGCTGGCTGTGGGCGCTCTGGCGTTGACCGCGTGCAGCTCGGATTCCGGCGGCGGCGGCGACACGCTGAAGATCGCTTTCCAGGGCCCGCTCTCCGGTGACAACGTCGCACTCGGCGAGAACATGCAGAACGGCGTGAAGCTGGCCATCGACCAGGCCAACGCCAAGGGCGACCTGGGCGTGAAGCTGGAATACGTCGCCGCCGACGACCAGGGCCTGCCGGACAAGGCGACCGCCGCGGCGCAGAAGGTCATCGACGACGAGAGCATCGTCGCCGTCGTCGGCCCCGCCTTCTCGGGCCCCACGAACACGTCGTCCCCGCTGTACACCGAGGCCGGCATGGTCACGGTGTCGCCCTCGGCGACCAACCCGACCCTGACCGACCCGAAGAACGGCTTCAAGAGCCTCCTGCGCGGTGTCCCGAACGACAACCAGCAGGGCGCGGCCATGGCGACCTACTACGCCAAGAAGCTGAAGGCCAAGAAGGTCTACCTGATCGACGACAAGACCGACTACGGCACCGGTCTGGCGGGTGTGGCCGAGAAGGGCCTCAAGGACGCCGGCATCCAGGTGGTCCGCAAGGCCGTCCCGCAGAAGACGCCGGACTACAGCGCCACCGCCAAGGACGTCGTCAACTCCAAGGCCGACGCGCTGATCTACGCCGGCTACTACCAGGACGCCGCGCCCTTCGCCAAGAAGCTGAAGGACGCCGGCTACAAGGGTGCGGCCATCTCCGGTGACGGCACCAACGACGCCAAGTTCATCGAGCTGGCGGGCGACGCCTCCGAGGGCTGGTTCCTGACCTGCCCGTGCACCGACGCCACCGTCGAGGCCGGCACGAAGAAGTTCACGGCGGACTACCAGAAGGCGTTCAACCGGGCCCCGGGCACCTACTCGGCCGAGGCCTACGACATCGCCAACATGATCATCGAGCAGATCCGGGCGAAGAAGGGCGACGTCGAGCGCGAGGCGCTGCGCGACGCGCTCGCCAAGGCGACGTACAAGGGCCTCACCAAGTCGTTCTCCTTCGACGAGAACGGTGAGTTCAAGGGCACGGACGTCTACCTGTACCAGGTCAAGGGCGGCAAGATCGGCTACCTGGGCAACGTCAACCAGCTGGCCGGCTGA
- the pyk gene encoding pyruvate kinase gives MRRAKIVCTLGPATHTYDQIKALVEAGMDIARLNLSHGSYADHEERYARVRKAAEETGRSVGVLADLQGPKIRLGRFREGPVLLERGDTFTITTEPTEGDRHHCGTTYAGLAADVTPGERVLVDDGRVALRVTEVDGPRVRTTVLEGGMVSDNKGLNLPGVAVSVPALSEKDVEDLRWALRTGADIIALSFVRSGRDVEDVHRVMDEEGRRVPVIAKIEKPQAVSAVDDIVAAFDGIMVARGDLGVEMPLEQVPIVQKRAIKLARRNAKPVIVATQMLDSMIDNSRPTRAEASDVANAVIDGTDAVMLSGETSVGRYPMETVRTMSRIVEAAEEDVLAKGLPPLTDRNKPRTQGGAVARAAAEMGDFLGAKFLVAFTQSGDTARRLSRYRSPIPLLAFTPDPATRSQLNLTWGVETFLGPHVESTDAMVAQVDDHLLKIGRCQKGDIVIITAGSPPGVPGSTNLVRVHHIGDPVR, from the coding sequence ATGCGCCGAGCCAAAATCGTCTGCACCCTGGGCCCAGCCACCCATACATACGACCAGATCAAGGCACTCGTCGAAGCGGGCATGGACATCGCCCGCCTCAACCTCAGCCACGGCAGCTACGCCGACCACGAGGAACGGTACGCACGCGTACGCAAGGCCGCCGAGGAGACGGGCCGCAGTGTGGGCGTCCTCGCCGACCTTCAAGGCCCGAAGATCCGCCTCGGCCGCTTCCGCGAAGGTCCCGTACTGCTTGAACGCGGCGACACCTTCACCATCACCACCGAGCCCACCGAGGGCGACCGCCACCACTGCGGCACGACGTACGCCGGCCTCGCCGCCGACGTCACCCCCGGCGAGCGCGTCCTCGTCGACGACGGCCGCGTCGCCCTCCGGGTCACCGAGGTCGACGGCCCCCGTGTCCGCACCACCGTCCTCGAAGGCGGCATGGTCTCCGACAACAAGGGCCTCAACCTCCCCGGCGTCGCCGTCTCGGTGCCCGCGCTCTCCGAGAAGGACGTCGAGGACCTCCGCTGGGCGCTGCGCACCGGCGCCGACATCATCGCCCTGTCGTTCGTCCGCAGCGGCCGGGACGTCGAGGACGTCCACCGCGTGATGGACGAGGAGGGCCGCCGCGTCCCCGTCATCGCCAAGATCGAGAAGCCCCAGGCCGTCAGCGCCGTCGACGACATCGTCGCCGCCTTCGACGGGATCATGGTCGCCCGTGGCGACCTCGGCGTCGAGATGCCCCTCGAACAGGTCCCGATCGTCCAGAAGCGCGCCATCAAGCTCGCCAGGCGCAACGCCAAGCCGGTCATCGTGGCCACCCAGATGCTCGACTCGATGATCGACAACTCCCGGCCCACCCGCGCCGAGGCCAGCGACGTCGCCAACGCCGTCATCGACGGCACCGACGCCGTCATGCTCTCCGGCGAGACGAGCGTCGGCCGCTACCCGATGGAGACGGTCCGCACCATGAGCCGGATCGTCGAGGCGGCCGAGGAGGACGTGCTCGCCAAGGGGCTGCCCCCGCTGACCGACCGCAACAAGCCCCGGACGCAGGGAGGCGCCGTCGCCCGCGCGGCCGCCGAGATGGGCGACTTCCTGGGCGCCAAGTTCCTGGTGGCCTTCACGCAGTCCGGGGACACCGCCCGCCGCCTCAGCCGCTACCGCTCGCCGATCCCGCTGCTCGCCTTCACGCCGGACCCCGCGACGCGCTCCCAGCTCAACCTGACGTGGGGCGTCGAGACCTTCCTGGGTCCGCACGTGGAGTCCACGGACGCGATGGTCGCCCAGGTGGACGACCACCTGCTGAAGATCGGGCGCTGTCAGAAGGGGGACATCGTGATCATCACGGCCGGTTCCCCGCCGGGTGTCCCGGGCTCCACGAACCTGGTCCGCGTCCACCACATCGGCGACCCGGTGCGCTAG
- a CDS encoding SIMPL domain-containing protein, with product MATPTPEAPHITVRGEARVEAEPETARIGVTLTARGTDRRATLDDLTRRNDAALALIQQYDEAVESLETGAFSLTPELTRRNRGERVHAYHGTVHLAATLHDFTALGELTTRLADLDLTRVDGPWWALRPTSPAYARARREAVEDAVQRARTYARALGTDLDALLELNDTAADMPVPFGGAAPRMAFAAEAAEAAPPLALEPQRQTVVAHIDARFTLHPPTL from the coding sequence ATGGCCACCCCCACACCCGAGGCACCCCACATCACCGTCCGCGGCGAGGCGCGTGTCGAGGCCGAGCCCGAGACCGCCCGCATCGGCGTCACGCTCACCGCGCGCGGTACCGACCGCCGGGCCACCCTCGACGACCTCACCCGCCGCAACGACGCGGCCCTCGCTCTCATCCAGCAGTACGACGAAGCCGTCGAAAGCCTGGAAACCGGGGCGTTCTCCCTCACTCCCGAACTGACCCGGCGCAACAGGGGCGAACGCGTCCACGCCTACCACGGCACCGTCCACCTCGCCGCCACCCTCCACGACTTCACCGCGCTCGGCGAACTCACCACCCGCCTCGCCGACCTCGACCTCACTCGCGTCGACGGCCCCTGGTGGGCCCTGCGCCCCACCTCGCCGGCCTACGCCCGGGCCCGCAGGGAGGCCGTCGAGGACGCCGTCCAGCGCGCCCGCACCTACGCCCGCGCGCTCGGCACCGACCTCGACGCCCTGCTGGAACTCAACGACACCGCCGCCGACATGCCCGTCCCCTTCGGCGGCGCCGCGCCCCGCATGGCCTTCGCCGCCGAGGCCGCCGAGGCCGCGCCGCCCCTCGCCCTCGAACCGCAGCGCCAGACCGTCGTCGCGCACATCGACGCCCGCTTCACGCTGCACCCGCCGACCCTCTGA
- a CDS encoding branched-chain amino acid ABC transporter permease, translating to MSLQEFWDYLVLGVMLGSLYAVIAIGYTLVYGVLQLINFAHSEVFMLGAYGSLIVLQLVNPGDTPSALASIGFVALAMAGSALFGGVTAYGLEKVAYRPLRRRGAPRLIFLITAIGASFFLYNLAGKLFGRDPMTLPEMYENRNVFSLFGAGVNITQLLQFVTAVVMMIGLDLLVTKTKLGKGIRAVAQDAEVASLMGVDIDRVISRTFIIGGVLGGVAGFLFANLNQVSYTMGFIPGITAFAAAVVGGIGNIRGAMAGGVLIGVVETMTVPLLGDEWRSVSAMVVLILVLMFRPMGILGKQVGRAA from the coding sequence ATGTCCCTTCAGGAATTCTGGGACTATCTCGTCCTAGGGGTGATGCTCGGCTCTCTGTACGCCGTCATCGCCATCGGTTACACCCTTGTCTACGGTGTTCTCCAGCTCATCAACTTCGCCCACAGCGAGGTTTTCATGCTGGGCGCCTACGGCAGTCTGATCGTGCTCCAGCTGGTCAATCCGGGGGACACCCCCTCGGCTCTCGCATCGATCGGATTCGTCGCCCTCGCCATGGCCGGCTCGGCCCTTTTCGGCGGAGTCACGGCGTACGGCCTGGAAAAGGTCGCCTATCGGCCGCTGCGCCGGCGCGGCGCACCCCGCCTGATCTTCCTCATCACCGCCATCGGCGCCTCCTTCTTCCTGTACAACCTGGCGGGCAAGCTGTTCGGCCGTGACCCGATGACGCTGCCGGAGATGTACGAGAACAGGAATGTGTTCTCCCTCTTCGGCGCCGGCGTGAACATCACCCAGCTGCTGCAGTTCGTGACGGCCGTCGTCATGATGATCGGCCTCGACCTGCTGGTCACCAAGACCAAGCTGGGCAAGGGAATCCGCGCCGTCGCACAGGACGCGGAAGTCGCCTCGCTCATGGGCGTGGACATCGACCGGGTCATCTCCCGGACCTTCATCATCGGCGGTGTGCTGGGCGGTGTGGCGGGCTTCCTGTTCGCCAACCTCAACCAGGTCTCGTACACGATGGGCTTCATCCCCGGCATCACCGCGTTCGCCGCGGCCGTCGTGGGCGGCATCGGCAACATCCGCGGCGCGATGGCCGGCGGTGTGCTGATCGGTGTGGTGGAGACGATGACGGTGCCGCTGCTCGGCGACGAGTGGCGCAGCGTCTCCGCGATGGTGGTTCTGATTCTCGTGCTGATGTTCCGTCCGATGGGCATCCTCGGCAAGCAAGTGGGGAGGGCGGCATGA
- a CDS encoding branched-chain amino acid ABC transporter permease, protein MSAVDSSKDMTSAASKLRRTAWYQQPRFTRLWAMVALGVLLALVTGEQGNTRDIFFSLKGSLTGGGLWICLAVTVGIWAVREFAAEPVKGLVGMAKSGVGGPMDAVRTRVQADPRLRWGLIVLALVLALWVPSLLSRTWQTVLVDQIAIFALLAIGLNVVIGWAGLLDLGFFAFFAVGAYSTAFWTGRLPVEPPVVLNNFWVIPIAVVTCLITGVLLGAPTLRLRGDYLAIVTLGFHEIIYLVAKNADGITGGPQGARLIPDFSIDFAGIDFKWSIKPLPYWYLLVFFIVLVIILFSRLEHSRVGRAWTAIREDEIAAAANGVDTVRFKLMAFAIGASTSGVAGVIFTSKYGYINPEVFPLLQSILILAYVIFGGMGSIPGVLAGAALLVWLPEALKDYVDPADRYMYLGALLVIMMIYRRRASGPLAVDSAS, encoded by the coding sequence ATGAGCGCGGTCGATTCCTCGAAGGACATGACGTCCGCGGCGAGCAAGCTGCGTCGTACGGCCTGGTACCAGCAGCCCCGGTTCACCCGGCTCTGGGCGATGGTGGCGCTCGGTGTGCTGCTGGCGCTGGTCACCGGCGAGCAGGGCAACACCCGGGACATCTTCTTCTCGCTCAAGGGCTCGCTGACCGGTGGCGGGCTGTGGATCTGCCTCGCCGTCACCGTCGGCATCTGGGCGGTGCGCGAGTTCGCGGCCGAGCCGGTCAAGGGCCTGGTGGGCATGGCCAAGTCGGGCGTCGGCGGGCCGATGGACGCCGTCCGCACCCGGGTACAGGCCGACCCGCGACTGCGCTGGGGCCTGATCGTGCTGGCCCTGGTGCTGGCGCTGTGGGTGCCGTCGCTGCTCTCGCGGACCTGGCAGACGGTCCTCGTGGACCAGATCGCCATCTTCGCCCTGCTGGCGATCGGCCTGAACGTGGTCATCGGCTGGGCCGGCCTCCTCGACCTGGGCTTCTTCGCCTTCTTCGCGGTGGGCGCCTACTCGACGGCCTTCTGGACGGGCCGCCTCCCGGTCGAACCGCCGGTGGTCCTCAACAACTTCTGGGTCATCCCGATCGCGGTCGTGACCTGTCTGATCACGGGTGTCCTGCTGGGCGCCCCGACCCTGCGGCTGCGCGGTGACTACCTCGCGATCGTGACCCTCGGCTTCCACGAGATCATCTACCTGGTCGCCAAGAACGCGGACGGCATCACGGGCGGTCCGCAGGGCGCCCGGCTCATCCCGGACTTCTCGATCGACTTCGCGGGCATCGACTTCAAGTGGTCCATCAAGCCACTGCCGTACTGGTACCTGCTGGTGTTCTTCATCGTGCTGGTGATCATCCTCTTCTCGCGCCTCGAACACTCCCGCGTGGGCCGTGCCTGGACGGCGATCCGCGAGGACGAGATCGCCGCGGCCGCCAACGGTGTCGACACCGTGCGGTTCAAGCTGATGGCCTTCGCGATCGGCGCGTCGACGTCGGGCGTCGCGGGCGTGATCTTCACCAGCAAGTACGGGTACATCAACCCCGAGGTCTTCCCGCTCCTCCAGTCGATCCTGATCCTCGCGTACGTGATCTTCGGCGGAATGGGATCCATCCCGGGCGTGCTCGCCGGTGCGGCACTGCTGGTGTGGCTGCCCGAGGCGCTGAAGGACTATGTGGACCCGGCGGACCGGTACATGTACCTGGGCGCCCTCCTCGTGATCATGATGATTTACCGCCGCAGGGCATCTGGCCCTCTCGCCGTCGACAGCGCGAGCTGA
- a CDS encoding ANTAR domain-containing response regulator — protein sequence MTAPESPQQPVADDDKSHVPPLTTRVVIAEDEALIRLDLKEMLEEEGYTVVGEAGDGAQAVELAREHRPDLVILDVKMPVLDGISAAEKIAQESIAPVLMLTAFSQRDLVERARDAGAMAYLVKPFSKSDVVPAIEMAVSRFAELRALEKEVADLAQRLETRKLVDRAKSILQTQYGLTEPAAFRWIQKTSMDRRMSMQQVAEAVIEDAEEKKAAKGQ from the coding sequence TTGACCGCCCCCGAGTCGCCCCAGCAGCCCGTCGCCGACGACGACAAGTCGCACGTCCCGCCGCTGACGACCCGCGTCGTCATCGCCGAGGACGAGGCCCTCATCCGTCTCGATCTCAAGGAGATGCTGGAGGAGGAGGGCTACACCGTCGTCGGCGAGGCCGGAGACGGCGCCCAGGCCGTCGAGCTCGCCCGGGAGCACCGGCCGGACCTGGTGATCCTGGACGTGAAGATGCCCGTCCTCGACGGCATCTCCGCGGCGGAGAAGATCGCGCAGGAGTCGATCGCGCCCGTCCTCATGCTCACCGCGTTCTCGCAGCGCGACCTGGTGGAGCGGGCGCGGGACGCCGGCGCCATGGCGTACCTCGTGAAGCCGTTCAGCAAGAGCGACGTGGTGCCGGCCATCGAGATGGCCGTCTCCCGCTTCGCGGAGCTGAGGGCGCTGGAGAAGGAGGTCGCGGACCTCGCGCAGCGGCTGGAGACCCGGAAGCTGGTGGACCGCGCGAAGAGCATCCTGCAGACGCAGTACGGGCTGACCGAGCCCGCCGCGTTCCGCTGGATCCAGAAGACCTCCATGGATCGCCGTATGTCGATGCAGCAGGTCGCCGAGGCGGTCATCGAGGACGCCGAGGAGAAGAAGGCGGCGAAGGGCCAGTAA